A single genomic interval of Clostridia bacterium harbors:
- a CDS encoding cytochrome c3 family protein has protein sequence MRVASALLLMMLLLITFTAAQNEGRDILGAHDLSSGASPVSGSMSAACLYCHAPHSGIGKGPLWGQTLSSQTYSMYSSETIRNTTVQPVLGETSTLCLSCHDGTVAPGQMVPYGKAQMSGTMTSILSTKLEGSHPFSLKLPIQDSATLVPSIAATQTTADSTHSVKLIKGNVECTSCHNPHNQGIDKRSMTFLVRDNANGALCLSCHETKPRTVNARENALAQWTTSIHANSAAQVAPTAGLGGYSTVAEFACLSCHVTHNASGTAGLLRNPVPPAANIDSTSQSCIMCHNGSDKLLQPVANVFAEFEKKGHPFPTGGNTHSPSEPVVLVQNRHATCVDCHNAHIANQVTTFSAAPGLRPSQNGVAGVAADGSSLTGMATKQYENCLRCHGNSSGKQSLAIYGYLPSRAVFAGDPLNLITQFDITAASSHPVMRDSTSTSQPSLLGSMWDLSGNIQNRAMGTRIFCTDCHNSDDNREFGGTGPNGPHGSKNDHILERPYTFSQVAAGTWPSGGPGSLVINLTPNPALDPGSGGPYSMCAKCHNLNNVVSDVSFSKHSKHILTGISCSVCHSAHGVPAAGAGSGQRLINFDVNVVRPNNGVLSYDRSTNTCTLTCHMVDHEPNGTVTPAN, from the coding sequence ATGCGCGTTGCTTCAGCCTTATTGCTCATGATGCTGCTGCTGATCACGTTTACTGCCGCGCAGAACGAAGGCCGCGACATTCTGGGCGCACACGACCTTTCAAGCGGCGCATCGCCAGTCAGTGGCTCGATGTCTGCGGCGTGTTTGTACTGCCATGCTCCGCATTCCGGCATCGGCAAGGGGCCACTTTGGGGACAGACACTGTCTTCGCAGACATACTCGATGTATAGCAGCGAGACGATTCGAAACACGACGGTACAGCCTGTTCTCGGCGAGACGAGCACGCTTTGCCTTAGCTGCCACGATGGAACCGTCGCGCCAGGACAGATGGTGCCCTACGGCAAAGCCCAAATGTCCGGTACGATGACGAGCATCCTGAGCACTAAGCTGGAGGGCTCTCATCCGTTCAGCCTCAAGCTCCCGATACAGGACTCGGCAACACTCGTGCCGAGCATTGCCGCGACCCAGACTACGGCCGACTCCACACACTCCGTTAAGTTGATCAAGGGTAACGTCGAGTGCACGAGCTGTCATAATCCGCACAACCAGGGCATCGACAAACGTTCGATGACGTTCCTAGTGCGAGACAACGCCAACGGGGCGCTCTGCCTTTCCTGCCATGAGACCAAGCCGCGCACCGTGAACGCCCGGGAGAATGCGCTGGCGCAATGGACGACAAGCATACACGCCAACTCGGCCGCACAGGTCGCTCCAACGGCTGGGTTGGGCGGTTACTCCACTGTGGCTGAATTCGCCTGTTTATCCTGCCACGTCACACACAATGCAAGTGGCACAGCAGGCCTGCTGCGCAATCCGGTGCCGCCGGCCGCCAACATCGACAGCACCTCGCAGAGCTGCATCATGTGTCATAACGGCAGCGATAAGTTGCTGCAGCCAGTCGCAAACGTGTTCGCGGAGTTTGAGAAGAAAGGCCATCCGTTCCCGACTGGCGGCAACACGCATTCTCCCTCGGAACCAGTGGTTCTTGTTCAAAATCGCCACGCAACCTGTGTCGATTGTCACAACGCGCACATTGCCAACCAGGTGACGACATTCAGTGCCGCTCCCGGCCTTCGGCCATCCCAGAATGGAGTCGCGGGCGTTGCGGCAGACGGTTCGAGTCTGACTGGAATGGCGACCAAGCAGTACGAAAACTGCCTTCGCTGCCACGGAAACAGTTCGGGCAAACAGTCTCTCGCAATTTACGGCTACTTGCCTTCGCGCGCGGTATTTGCCGGCGATCCGCTAAACCTGATTACACAGTTCGACATTACTGCGGCCTCGAGTCATCCGGTAATGAGGGACAGCACGTCAACATCACAGCCCAGCCTGCTGGGTTCTATGTGGGATCTCTCCGGGAACATACAAAATCGCGCCATGGGGACGCGCATCTTCTGTACCGACTGTCACAACAGCGACGATAACCGGGAGTTTGGAGGGACCGGGCCGAACGGACCTCACGGATCGAAGAACGACCACATTCTTGAGCGTCCCTACACCTTCAGCCAGGTGGCGGCGGGGACGTGGCCAAGCGGAGGGCCGGGCAGTCTTGTGATTAACCTGACTCCGAATCCCGCGCTGGACCCGGGTAGCGGCGGACCTTATTCAATGTGCGCCAAATGTCACAACCTGAACAATGTTGTGTCCGACGTAAGCTTCAGCAAACACAGCAAACACATCCTCACTGGCATTTCATGTTCTGTGTGTCATAGCGCGCATGGCGTGCCTGCTGCGGGTGCTGGTTCGGGGCAGCGCCTGATTAACTTCGATGTAAATGTGGTTCGTCCCAACAACGGCGTGCTCTCTTATGACCGCAGCACTAACACCTGTACGCTGACCTGTCATATGGTCGACCACGAACCCAACGGCACAGTGACGCCTGCCAATTAA
- a CDS encoding alkaline phosphatase family protein, giving the protein MIRIFSFFLLAGALVLSGCGGDNGNGGSGSNSTPATQAALKQNVNHIIFMFQENRSFDSYFGQLNAYRTANGFGADVDGLDRVVNPSNKTRDGSSTIASFKLLTACTENVSPAWSESHVQRNRNTPDITNPATMDGFVLSAAGYAAANGLNDLVGQRAMGYYDQDVLPFYYFMATNFATSDRWFSPVLSKTEPNRLFGLAATSDGWTAVPQAVLSQKTIFHLIQDAGVTWKVYTTDPGLTFLTYFQPFATNHADKIVPVSQYFTDLNNGTLPSVVLIEGGYSSGLDEHPKNNVQTGAAHVARLLDALMKSSSWKDSVFLLTYDEGGGLYDHVPPAPAANPDGIAPKLQGETITNFADNFSMTGFRVPLIVISPFTRKGYVSHATADFTAILKFIEMRFDLPNLNARDAAQPDMLEFFDFSNPPWATPPQLPAQPVSAPCYFNALP; this is encoded by the coding sequence ATGATTAGAATTTTCTCGTTCTTTCTGCTGGCTGGAGCTCTTGTCCTCTCGGGCTGCGGAGGTGACAACGGCAATGGCGGCTCTGGCAGCAATAGCACTCCTGCAACTCAGGCCGCTCTCAAACAGAACGTCAATCACATCATTTTCATGTTCCAGGAGAATCGTTCGTTCGACAGCTACTTCGGCCAGTTGAATGCGTATCGGACCGCGAACGGATTTGGCGCAGACGTGGACGGACTCGATAGGGTTGTCAATCCATCGAATAAAACACGAGACGGTAGCTCGACGATTGCTTCATTCAAATTGCTCACCGCATGTACGGAGAATGTCAGTCCGGCCTGGAGCGAGAGCCATGTGCAGCGTAATCGCAACACGCCGGACATCACCAATCCGGCGACCATGGATGGTTTTGTCCTCAGTGCTGCGGGGTACGCTGCAGCGAATGGGTTGAACGATCTGGTAGGTCAGCGCGCGATGGGTTACTACGATCAGGATGTTTTGCCCTTTTACTACTTCATGGCCACCAACTTCGCCACATCGGATCGCTGGTTTTCTCCCGTACTGTCCAAGACAGAGCCGAACCGTCTGTTCGGCCTTGCCGCGACTTCCGACGGCTGGACGGCCGTGCCTCAAGCGGTGCTTTCACAGAAAACGATCTTCCACCTGATTCAAGACGCAGGCGTTACATGGAAGGTGTACACAACAGACCCGGGCTTAACATTCCTCACTTATTTCCAGCCATTCGCTACAAATCATGCGGACAAGATTGTTCCGGTTTCGCAGTACTTCACGGACCTGAACAATGGCACGCTGCCATCAGTCGTGTTGATCGAAGGTGGTTATTCGTCTGGTCTTGATGAACATCCGAAGAATAATGTGCAAACCGGTGCGGCGCACGTTGCTCGCCTTCTCGACGCTCTTATGAAGAGTTCTTCGTGGAAGGATTCCGTTTTTCTCCTGACCTACGACGAGGGGGGCGGACTCTACGACCATGTGCCGCCTGCGCCCGCTGCGAACCCGGACGGCATCGCACCGAAACTACAGGGCGAAACGATTACCAACTTCGCAGATAACTTCTCGATGACGGGCTTCCGCGTCCCCTTGATCGTGATATCGCCATTCACGCGCAAAGGGTACGTGTCCCACGCGACGGCTGACTTCACGGCGATCCTCAAGTTCATCGAGATGCGTTTCGATCTGCCGAATCTGAATGCTCGCGATGCGGCGCAGCCCGACATGCTCGAATTTTTCGACTTCAGCAATCCGCCATGGGCGACACCGCCACAGCTACCTGCGCAGCCGGTCAGTGCACCTTGCTACTTCAACGCGCTGCCGTGA
- a CDS encoding Rrf2 family transcriptional regulator, with amino-acid sequence MFSATSEYALRALSQLARLPRGTSMLGRDLSEATGVPGKYLSKVMLSLRNAGLVGAIRGSGGGYRLMRTPEAIRLLEVVELFEGRTVRPECILGRGGCSDVTACAAHAAWREVSISYLKFLQTTTLADISHLTAARVARAT; translated from the coding sequence ATGTTTTCGGCAACATCGGAATACGCACTTCGCGCACTCAGCCAACTTGCTCGCCTCCCACGCGGCACCTCGATGCTGGGCCGCGATCTTTCTGAGGCGACCGGTGTGCCCGGCAAGTATCTCTCAAAAGTGATGCTGTCGTTACGCAATGCCGGACTCGTCGGTGCCATACGAGGCAGCGGTGGCGGCTATCGTCTGATGAGAACACCCGAAGCGATACGCCTGCTCGAAGTCGTAGAGCTGTTCGAAGGCCGCACGGTCAGACCGGAATGCATACTTGGGCGAGGTGGTTGTTCTGATGTCACAGCGTGCGCGGCACATGCTGCCTGGCGAGAGGTTAGCATCAGCTATCTGAAGTTTCTGCAAACGACAACACTGGCCGACATCTCCCACTTAACGGCCGCGCGAGTTGCGCGAGCTACATAG
- a CDS encoding amidohydrolase family protein produces the protein MANFPIIDCLYSPEARAGDKARLSIEASEQRAAPSVECSETPASLLERMDGFGMTQVLLSPCRKWTCERHWMCGEIQTDEIVNYIAAAPHRFAGLAGYNPYAISESLLQLSASVRMQDMRGVYVPTENSTVALGHARMYPLYARCVELNVPVMTQVGLSGQVAHPSELEQIAADFPEVTLVAAWSGAMDAGVATRLCEQRDQVYVAFNGLDASESVCDWLDLWAGMGRCMWGSNGRPWHDVLTSLHTAGLNETTLQKFLHDNAVRVFRLDRASAQPWRDANPIAVAER, from the coding sequence ATGGCCAACTTCCCCATCATCGATTGCTTGTATTCCCCCGAAGCTCGGGCGGGCGACAAGGCTCGGCTCTCGATCGAGGCTTCCGAACAACGCGCAGCACCTTCAGTCGAATGCTCCGAAACACCGGCCTCGCTCTTAGAGCGAATGGACGGGTTCGGCATGACACAGGTACTGCTCTCGCCATGCAGAAAGTGGACGTGCGAGCGGCACTGGATGTGCGGTGAAATACAAACAGACGAGATTGTGAACTACATCGCAGCCGCGCCTCATCGCTTCGCAGGTTTGGCCGGCTACAACCCTTACGCAATCAGTGAAAGCCTGCTGCAATTGAGCGCTTCCGTGAGGATGCAGGACATGCGCGGTGTGTACGTGCCCACGGAGAATTCCACTGTGGCGCTCGGTCACGCTCGCATGTATCCGCTTTATGCGCGATGCGTCGAACTCAATGTGCCGGTGATGACGCAGGTAGGGCTGAGCGGACAAGTCGCACACCCGTCCGAACTGGAGCAGATAGCGGCAGACTTCCCCGAAGTAACCCTCGTTGCCGCATGGTCCGGTGCGATGGATGCGGGCGTGGCGACCAGGCTGTGCGAGCAACGCGACCAGGTGTACGTGGCCTTCAATGGCTTGGACGCGAGCGAGAGCGTTTGCGATTGGCTGGATCTGTGGGCGGGCATGGGCCGATGTATGTGGGGCAGCAACGGTCGGCCCTGGCACGATGTTCTGACTTCTCTTCACACAGCCGGACTGAACGAAACGACACTCCAGAAATTTTTGCATGACAATGCCGTACGTGTTTTCCGCCTTGATCGCGCGTCGGCGCAACCCTGGAGAGATGCAAACCCGATCGCTGTTGCGGAACGCTAA
- a CDS encoding SDR family NAD(P)-dependent oxidoreductase, translating into MRFRLPSSRFVALSAAGLAAGGAVAGVGMALAGRAAWNYMRATDLRGQVVLITGASRGLGFAMAQEFAALGCRLVICARKEDELEWAAEDLRRRGPGVLAIRCDVANRDDVNKMVEQATAHFGGIDVLVNNAGVIAVGPIECQSIEDFEEAMNVMFWGVVYPTLAVLPQMRARRSGRIANITSIGGKISVPHLVPYGCAKFAAVGFSEGLAAELAKDNIKVTTVVPGLMRTGSHVNAEFKGDNRAEFTWFSLGAATPVTAIGARRAARSIVAAVRRGTPEVILGVPANIAARVHGIFPGATISALGLVNRWMPGTGSFDKSRHSGAESENAISRSFVTKLGRDAGRELHQYPAQRVAG; encoded by the coding sequence ATGAGATTTCGACTTCCGTCATCCCGTTTCGTTGCACTTTCCGCAGCCGGACTGGCAGCAGGTGGGGCAGTCGCCGGCGTAGGCATGGCGCTGGCCGGCCGCGCGGCGTGGAACTACATGCGCGCGACAGACCTTCGCGGGCAGGTGGTGCTCATCACGGGTGCCTCGCGAGGGCTCGGCTTCGCCATGGCGCAGGAGTTTGCCGCACTCGGTTGCAGGCTGGTCATCTGCGCTCGAAAAGAAGACGAGTTGGAGTGGGCCGCCGAGGACTTGCGGCGGCGCGGTCCTGGAGTGCTGGCTATCCGCTGTGACGTTGCCAATCGCGACGACGTGAACAAGATGGTCGAGCAGGCCACCGCGCATTTCGGCGGCATCGATGTGCTTGTGAACAATGCCGGCGTGATCGCCGTGGGACCCATCGAATGCCAATCTATCGAAGACTTCGAAGAAGCGATGAACGTAATGTTCTGGGGAGTTGTATATCCGACGCTCGCTGTCTTGCCGCAAATGAGGGCGCGCCGCAGCGGACGCATAGCGAACATCACATCAATCGGAGGCAAGATCAGCGTTCCGCACCTCGTGCCTTACGGCTGTGCCAAGTTTGCTGCCGTCGGCTTCTCCGAAGGCCTCGCCGCGGAACTCGCTAAGGACAATATCAAGGTCACGACCGTCGTGCCGGGCCTCATGCGCACGGGATCGCATGTGAACGCAGAATTCAAAGGTGACAACCGCGCCGAATTCACCTGGTTCAGCCTGGGAGCAGCGACCCCTGTGACGGCGATAGGTGCGCGCCGTGCTGCGCGATCCATCGTTGCAGCCGTCCGTCGCGGTACGCCGGAAGTCATCCTGGGTGTCCCTGCGAATATCGCTGCGCGAGTGCACGGCATCTTCCCCGGAGCCACAATCTCGGCGCTTGGGTTGGTGAACCGATGGATGCCGGGTACGGGCAGTTTCGACAAGAGTCGCCATAGCGGCGCAGAAAGTGAAAACGCGATCTCCAGATCGTTCGTGACTAAGCTGGGACGCGACGCCGGGCGTGAGCTTCATCAATATCCGGCGCAGCGCGTCGCCGGCTGA
- a CDS encoding glycosyltransferase family 39 protein, with protein sequence MMHSSITAQEQPSVSALAPNFAQSRSRRKTYLLLIIAVWAFLYIPGLFTPALLDDADSVHAEASREMVARGDWVTLRINNGIRYLEKAPLMYWGMGASFKVFGVSEWSARLPLALGMLALLLATYRLGRRTMGETAGLYAALALGTSFGPYIFTRILIPDILVGLWLTLGFDFFLQGLEEERPSLVSCWGLAAAAALNVLTKGLIGIVFPAGIIFLYLLLTSNLRHLLRMRLASSFAVLLAIAAPWHILAGLRNPAAGESKGFFWFYFVNEHFLRYLNKRFPKDYDTVPFPLFWGMILVWLMPWSAFLFKAFGQVPHRLRELSRGLDKAGRARLLFAIWAGVILIFFSFSSRQEYYTIPALPGLALLLGGWLADEQNSIVGSKLRKSGQRVSSVVLGIAVPLFLVAMLFLWYSEAVPPGANLSDILTKNPEKYALSFGHIFDLTPQAMGMFRLPLAASAIALLIGAAQMWWFRRKGHIRASNAAVVCMMLVFLQCAHQGLVIFEPVLSSKQLSRSLEKVYAPGDVIVINGAYEDGSTLNFYGNFQLHVLNTRTNGNLYNGSLFPDSPAIFEDNASLDRLWKSDRRIFLWTEEDKIPELIKRQSQFLIASAGGKLILSNHDGDIIRPAR encoded by the coding sequence ATGATGCATTCGTCGATAACTGCTCAGGAACAGCCATCGGTCAGCGCTTTAGCGCCGAATTTCGCACAATCAAGATCGCGGCGAAAGACGTATCTGCTGCTGATCATCGCGGTCTGGGCCTTTCTTTACATCCCTGGCCTCTTCACCCCGGCACTGCTCGATGACGCCGACTCGGTGCACGCGGAAGCATCGCGCGAGATGGTGGCACGGGGCGACTGGGTGACGCTGCGCATCAACAACGGCATTCGTTATCTGGAAAAAGCTCCGCTGATGTACTGGGGCATGGGCGCGAGTTTCAAAGTCTTCGGCGTCTCGGAATGGTCGGCGCGCTTGCCCCTGGCGCTCGGCATGCTCGCTCTGCTTTTGGCTACGTATCGATTGGGCCGACGAACGATGGGCGAAACCGCAGGTTTATATGCCGCTCTCGCTCTCGGAACATCATTCGGCCCGTACATCTTTACGCGAATTCTCATCCCGGACATTCTTGTCGGACTCTGGTTGACGCTAGGTTTCGATTTCTTCCTGCAAGGCTTGGAAGAGGAGCGACCGTCGCTCGTGTCCTGCTGGGGGCTTGCGGCGGCCGCAGCGCTCAACGTGCTGACCAAGGGTCTTATCGGCATTGTTTTTCCGGCGGGTATCATCTTCCTTTACTTGCTGCTTACCAGCAATCTTCGGCACCTGCTCCGTATGAGGCTCGCCTCCAGCTTTGCGGTTTTGCTGGCCATCGCTGCGCCCTGGCACATTCTTGCCGGTCTTCGGAATCCTGCCGCTGGAGAATCCAAAGGGTTCTTCTGGTTCTATTTCGTTAACGAGCATTTCCTGCGGTATCTCAACAAGCGCTTTCCCAAGGATTACGATACGGTGCCATTCCCGCTTTTCTGGGGCATGATTCTTGTCTGGCTCATGCCGTGGAGCGCATTCCTGTTCAAGGCGTTTGGGCAGGTTCCGCACCGTTTGCGGGAGCTTTCTCGTGGTTTGGATAAGGCAGGCAGAGCGCGGCTGCTCTTCGCCATCTGGGCCGGGGTCATCCTGATATTCTTCAGTTTCTCCAGCCGGCAGGAGTACTACACGATTCCTGCGCTGCCTGGCTTGGCGCTATTGCTCGGCGGGTGGCTCGCCGATGAGCAGAACTCCATCGTCGGGAGCAAACTGCGCAAGAGCGGTCAGCGCGTTTCGTCCGTGGTGCTCGGCATTGCTGTGCCCCTGTTCCTGGTTGCAATGCTTTTCCTCTGGTACTCGGAGGCCGTACCGCCTGGCGCGAATCTCTCGGACATCCTGACGAAGAACCCCGAGAAGTACGCGCTTTCGTTCGGACACATCTTTGACCTCACGCCGCAAGCAATGGGGATGTTCCGCCTGCCGCTGGCGGCGTCCGCGATTGCGCTGCTGATTGGCGCGGCGCAGATGTGGTGGTTCCGCCGTAAAGGACATATTCGCGCCAGCAATGCTGCTGTTGTTTGCATGATGCTTGTCTTCCTGCAATGCGCGCACCAGGGCCTGGTCATTTTTGAGCCTGTGCTCTCGTCCAAGCAGCTTTCGCGCTCGCTGGAAAAGGTCTACGCGCCCGGCGACGTTATCGTAATTAATGGCGCTTACGAAGATGGCTCAACGCTGAATTTTTACGGAAACTTCCAGTTGCACGTGCTCAACACTCGCACGAACGGGAATCTTTACAATGGATCCCTGTTTCCGGACTCGCCTGCAATCTTCGAGGACAACGCATCGCTCGATCGTCTATGGAAGAGCGATAGACGCATTTTCCTGTGGACGGAAGAAGATAAGATTCCTGAGCTCATCAAGCGCCAGTCGCAGTTCCTGATTGCGAGTGCTGGCGGAAAATTGATTTTGAGTAATCACGACGGCGACATTATTCGTCCCGCAAGATGA
- the hpnI gene encoding bacteriohopanetetrol glucosamine biosynthesis glycosyltransferase HpnI has product MTLAQIATVANLWRVLLAVAVVGTISSTVYLLMVIAAALRYRRIASAAQAALDAIPRTEYPRVAVLKPVHGLEPRMEENLESFFLQNYPDFEIIFGTRSAEDPALKIVEKLRRRYPNIPVSIVFSGHPTWPNAKVFSLDRMISECRKDYFVISDSDILVKPEFLRSVVTPLLDRRNGLVTCLYEGVPAPDFWSRLEALGMSVELPSGVMIADMMEGMKFALGAVMVVRRDALNKIGGIKNTADYYSDDFVLGNLVEAAGFNVVLSHHQVGHVLTAQSLRQTFATQLRWMQSTRYSRPKGHFGTGLTFATPFGVLGLIVAGALGWWPLGIGLCAWSYLNRVIQAMAVGSGVIGDKRARLGSLVYPLRDFLGFFLWAGSYIGGSRFVWRGESYRFTNGGRIVPERKSAEAARA; this is encoded by the coding sequence ATGACACTCGCTCAAATCGCGACGGTTGCCAATCTCTGGCGTGTGCTTCTGGCGGTTGCCGTTGTGGGAACCATCTCGTCCACGGTCTACCTGCTCATGGTCATCGCAGCAGCCTTGCGTTATAGACGCATTGCCTCGGCTGCTCAAGCTGCGTTGGACGCAATTCCAAGAACCGAGTATCCCAGGGTTGCCGTCCTTAAGCCTGTACACGGGCTTGAGCCACGCATGGAAGAGAATCTGGAGAGTTTTTTCCTTCAGAATTACCCGGATTTCGAGATCATCTTCGGAACACGCAGCGCAGAAGATCCCGCGCTCAAGATCGTCGAGAAACTCCGCCGCCGGTATCCGAACATTCCCGTCAGCATTGTTTTCTCCGGCCATCCTACGTGGCCCAATGCAAAAGTATTCTCGCTCGACAGGATGATCTCGGAGTGCCGCAAAGACTACTTCGTGATTAGCGACAGCGACATCCTGGTCAAGCCGGAATTCCTACGGAGCGTAGTAACTCCGCTACTCGATCGGCGCAACGGACTGGTTACCTGTCTTTATGAAGGCGTCCCCGCACCCGACTTCTGGTCGCGACTGGAAGCCTTGGGAATGTCCGTGGAACTGCCCTCGGGCGTGATGATCGCCGACATGATGGAGGGCATGAAGTTCGCGCTCGGCGCAGTTATGGTCGTGCGTCGCGACGCACTGAACAAGATAGGTGGAATCAAGAACACGGCCGACTACTACTCCGACGATTTCGTGCTTGGCAATCTCGTCGAGGCCGCCGGGTTCAACGTAGTCCTGTCGCACCACCAGGTCGGACATGTTTTGACGGCGCAAAGCCTGCGCCAAACTTTCGCAACCCAATTGCGCTGGATGCAGAGCACGAGATACTCGCGTCCAAAGGGACACTTCGGGACAGGACTCACGTTCGCGACGCCCTTCGGCGTGCTCGGTCTCATCGTTGCTGGCGCGCTTGGCTGGTGGCCGCTGGGGATCGGGCTCTGCGCGTGGAGTTACTTGAATCGTGTGATTCAGGCAATGGCGGTTGGGTCGGGAGTTATTGGCGACAAACGCGCTCGATTGGGATCGTTGGTGTATCCGCTACGAGATTTTCTGGGATTTTTCCTCTGGGCCGGCAGCTATATCGGCGGAAGCCGGTTCGTGTGGCGCGGCGAAAGCTATCGGTTCACGAACGGCGGACGCATAGTGCCAGAGCGCAAATCGGCAGAAGCGGCAAGGGCGTGA
- the hemA gene encoding glutamyl-tRNA reductase encodes MEPSIVVIGLDFRTASIAVRERFWISDSRRVDAMRQLVRSEGVEEAVVLATCNRTEFIVWASDPPEAANSVLRFLTRDYDLKLCEWSSFYRLIDDDALLHVFRIASALDAMMLDEPESMAEMKNAWHQGQKAGTTGRCLDAILQKALSVATRVRNETAIGSSAVSLPYAAVQLSKEIFGSLDNRKVVLVGAGKMNELAAHYLTKHGVHRLCVTNRTFEHAAKLVKKVGGIAVPFEDRWPHMMDADIIVSSTSSPHYMVSKQDAETMMRDRENRPLVLIDTAVPRNIDPAVREVHGVVLYDVDDMGRVARQNTTERQAAATAADGILHEEADGFRRKLIAEPAVPAVVALRSRLEEICQQELQMLGEEFGPFTEDQSQALSTLAAHITQRIAGSLARELKELPDRGEQEALSTAVQRLFHLELRQVAPSIAKH; translated from the coding sequence TTGGAACCCAGTATTGTTGTAATAGGTTTGGACTTCCGGACCGCATCGATAGCCGTTCGCGAGCGCTTCTGGATCAGCGACTCTCGCCGGGTTGATGCCATGCGCCAGCTCGTTCGCTCCGAGGGGGTCGAGGAAGCCGTTGTGCTTGCGACATGCAACCGAACCGAATTCATAGTCTGGGCAAGTGATCCACCCGAAGCGGCAAACTCGGTTCTTCGATTCCTGACCCGCGATTACGATCTCAAGCTTTGTGAGTGGTCAAGCTTCTACCGGTTGATCGACGACGACGCTCTGCTGCACGTCTTCCGTATAGCTTCCGCTTTGGATGCCATGATGCTGGACGAACCGGAGAGCATGGCCGAGATGAAAAATGCCTGGCATCAGGGGCAGAAAGCTGGAACCACGGGCCGCTGCCTCGATGCCATCCTGCAGAAAGCCCTTTCCGTAGCAACGCGGGTGCGCAATGAGACAGCCATCGGCAGCTCAGCCGTCTCGCTTCCATACGCGGCGGTGCAGTTGAGCAAAGAGATCTTCGGTTCGCTCGACAACCGCAAGGTTGTGCTAGTGGGCGCCGGCAAGATGAATGAACTGGCAGCACACTATCTGACGAAGCACGGAGTACACAGGCTTTGCGTTACGAACCGCACCTTTGAACATGCTGCCAAACTGGTGAAGAAAGTGGGCGGCATTGCCGTGCCCTTCGAAGATCGCTGGCCGCACATGATGGACGCCGACATCATCGTCAGCTCAACTTCTTCGCCCCATTACATGGTTTCCAAGCAAGACGCCGAGACGATGATGCGTGATCGCGAGAATCGTCCGTTGGTCCTGATCGACACCGCGGTCCCCCGCAATATTGATCCCGCTGTACGCGAAGTTCACGGCGTGGTTCTGTACGACGTGGACGACATGGGCCGTGTTGCGCGGCAGAACACTACCGAGCGGCAGGCGGCAGCAACCGCCGCCGATGGCATTCTGCACGAAGAAGCCGATGGATTTCGCCGGAAGCTAATAGCCGAACCGGCTGTGCCTGCCGTCGTGGCACTGCGTTCGCGACTGGAAGAGATCTGTCAACAGGAACTACAGATGCTCGGCGAAGAATTCGGACCATTCACCGAGGATCAGAGTCAGGCGCTCTCGACATTGGCCGCGCACATCACCCAGCGAATTGCAGGTTCCCTAGCACGCGAGCTGAAAGAACTCCCGGACCGTGGCGAGCAGGAAGCGCTGTCAACGGCCGTACAGCGCTTGTTTCATCTCGAACTGCGCCAGGTAGCGCCGTCGATCGCGAAACACTGA
- a CDS encoding cytochrome c → MNKFAMKAAGCLTATILMSAMTMASAGEDIYKAKCAACHGADGAGAMAKKMGGRDLNSPEVQKASDKELSALIETGKGKMPAYKGKLTDAQVSDLVKHIRTLKK, encoded by the coding sequence ATGAATAAGTTCGCAATGAAAGCAGCCGGTTGTCTTACAGCAACGATCCTCATGAGCGCCATGACGATGGCGAGTGCGGGCGAGGACATTTACAAGGCAAAGTGTGCTGCTTGCCACGGTGCTGATGGCGCGGGCGCGATGGCGAAGAAGATGGGCGGCCGCGACCTGAACTCGCCCGAGGTGCAGAAGGCATCCGACAAGGAGTTGAGCGCTCTCATTGAGACTGGCAAAGGCAAGATGCCGGCCTACAAAGGCAAGCTCACGGACGCTCAAGTTAGCGATCTCGTGAAGCATATTCGTACGTTGAAGAAGTAA